From the Daphnia magna isolate NIES linkage group LG3, ASM2063170v1.1, whole genome shotgun sequence genome, one window contains:
- the LOC116919040 gene encoding tRNA dimethylallyltransferase isoform X1, which yields MAAPGLVRATMGLLNSRLPVIVVCGATGTGKSKLALELAEKYGGEIISADSMQIYQGLDIITNKVTSEERQLVPHHLIDCASPLTRWTVVDFQRKALPIIDGLLRDGRVPVIVGGTHYYIESLLWKVLLDDDGGEQTARPLLYERDEQLRRERPLCAAQSDDDEQLLKLLRFDDGSDGPQLQHLTSGRLHRLLNKVDPVMADAIHPNNRRKIVRSLQAWQQHGRPHSELLRSQRDSEGGSTLGGPLRYDADRTLIFWVQCQQEVLDRRLDARVDDMMSRGLVDELADFHQLYNARRLQDQIKEPDYTIGIFQSIGFKEFHEYLVLPSNERTEDVGGRLLQQGVEALKIRTRRYARKQIKWIVKRFLQQPDRQVFLFCLHPIQQQLQVPPVYGLDATDVTDWNEKVRDVAFRIVDSFSSGDSGSEAAADEMQNERPKPLAVAGTSSREEQTSFHCPLCDKVTVGQRQWQEHVRSNRHRKLVKRAADGDGLDQPNPRRHKRRPDTDGTNAGSKTSLTCEQQQQQQLPLQIDPATLVQE from the exons atttATCAAGGATTGGACATCATCACCAATAAAGTCACGTCAGAAGAGCGGCAACTCGTACCGCATCATCTCATCGATTGCGCATCGCCTTTGACCCGGTGGACTGTCGTGGACTTTCAACGCAAAGCCTTGCCCATT ATTGATGGCCTGTTGCGAGACGGCCGAGTTCCAGTCATCGTCGGCGGGACGCATTACTACATCGAGTCGTTACTATGGAAAGTGTTGCTGGACGACGATGGCGGTGAGCAGACGGCACGGCCGCTCCTCTACGAGCGGGACGAACAGCTGCGCCGCGAGCGTCCACTTTGCGCCGCCCAAAGTGACGATGACGAGCAACTCTTGAAATTGTTACGTTTCGATGATGGATCGGACGGGCCGCAATTGCAACACTTGACCAGCGGACGACTTCACCGGCTCTTGAACAAGGTCGATCCCGTTATGGCCGACGCCATTCACCCGAACAATCGGCGCAAAATTGtcag GTCACTTCAAGCGTGGCAACAGCACGGCCGACCCCATAGCGAGTTGCTCCGATCGCAACGGGACTCTGAGGGAGGCTCAACGCTGGGAGGTCCCCTCCGCTACGATGCCGACCGAACGCTCATCTTCTGGGTCCAATGTCaacag GAGGTGCTGGACCGTCGACTAGATGCCCGCGTGGATGACATGATGTCTCGCGGCCTTGTAGACGAATTGGCTGATTTCCATCAACTCTACAACGCACGGCGCCTACAAGACCAGATCAA AGAGCCGGATTACACCATCGGCATTTTCCAGTCGATCGGATTCAAAGAGTTTCACGAGTACCTCGTGCTGCCATCTAACGAGCGAACGGAAGACGTTGGAGGTCGTCTGCTCCAACAGGGCGTGGAAGCCCTGAAAATAAGGACGCGGCGCTACGCCCGCAAACAGATTAAATGGATTGTCAAGCGTTTCCTTCAACAACCCGATCGCCAG gtatttctattttgtttgCATCCTATTCAACAACAATTGCAGGTGCCTCCAGTGTATGGACTAGATGCCACGGATGTGACTGACTGGAACGAGAAAGTCAGGGATGTCGCTTTTCGAATAGTGGATTCGTTCAGCTCCGGCGACAGTGGCAGCGAGGCTGCAGCCGATGAGATGCAGAATGAACGCCCCAAGCCGTTGGCCGTCGCTGGAACGTCTTCGCGAGAAGAGCAAACATCCTTTCACTGCCCGCTCTGCGATAAGGTGACGGTCGGCCAGCGCCAGTGGCAAGAACACGTCCGCAGCAACCGACACCGCAAACTGGTCAAACGGGCAGCCGATGGAGACGGCCTCGACCAGCCAAATCCTAGACGACATAAAAGAAGACCAGATACAGATGGAACAAATGCCGGGTCGAAAACGTCTCTGACATGcgaacagcagcagcagcagcagctacCACTACAAATAGATCCTGCTACCCTTGTACAAGAGTAG
- the LOC116919040 gene encoding tRNA dimethylallyltransferase isoform X2 has translation MAAPGLVRATMGLLNSRLPVIVVCGATGTGKSKLALELAEKYGGEIISADSMQIYQGLDIITNKVTSEERQLVPHHLIDCASPLTRWTVVDFQRKALPIIDGLLRDGRVPVIVGGTHYYIESLLWKVLLDDDGGEQTARPLLYERDEQLRRERPLCAAQSDDDEQLLKLLRFDDGSDGPQLQHLTSGRLHRLLNKVDPVMADAIHPNNRRKIVRSLQAWQQHGRPHSELLRSQRDSEGGSTLGGPLRYDADRTLIFWVQCQQEVLDRRLDARVDDMMSRGLVDELADFHQLYNARRLQDQIKEPDYTIGIFQSIGFKEFHEYLVLPSNERTEDVGGRLLQQGVEALKIRTRRYARKQIKWIVKRFLQQPDRQVPPVYGLDATDVTDWNEKVRDVAFRIVDSFSSGDSGSEAAADEMQNERPKPLAVAGTSSREEQTSFHCPLCDKVTVGQRQWQEHVRSNRHRKLVKRAADGDGLDQPNPRRHKRRPDTDGTNAGSKTSLTCEQQQQQQLPLQIDPATLVQE, from the exons atttATCAAGGATTGGACATCATCACCAATAAAGTCACGTCAGAAGAGCGGCAACTCGTACCGCATCATCTCATCGATTGCGCATCGCCTTTGACCCGGTGGACTGTCGTGGACTTTCAACGCAAAGCCTTGCCCATT ATTGATGGCCTGTTGCGAGACGGCCGAGTTCCAGTCATCGTCGGCGGGACGCATTACTACATCGAGTCGTTACTATGGAAAGTGTTGCTGGACGACGATGGCGGTGAGCAGACGGCACGGCCGCTCCTCTACGAGCGGGACGAACAGCTGCGCCGCGAGCGTCCACTTTGCGCCGCCCAAAGTGACGATGACGAGCAACTCTTGAAATTGTTACGTTTCGATGATGGATCGGACGGGCCGCAATTGCAACACTTGACCAGCGGACGACTTCACCGGCTCTTGAACAAGGTCGATCCCGTTATGGCCGACGCCATTCACCCGAACAATCGGCGCAAAATTGtcag GTCACTTCAAGCGTGGCAACAGCACGGCCGACCCCATAGCGAGTTGCTCCGATCGCAACGGGACTCTGAGGGAGGCTCAACGCTGGGAGGTCCCCTCCGCTACGATGCCGACCGAACGCTCATCTTCTGGGTCCAATGTCaacag GAGGTGCTGGACCGTCGACTAGATGCCCGCGTGGATGACATGATGTCTCGCGGCCTTGTAGACGAATTGGCTGATTTCCATCAACTCTACAACGCACGGCGCCTACAAGACCAGATCAA AGAGCCGGATTACACCATCGGCATTTTCCAGTCGATCGGATTCAAAGAGTTTCACGAGTACCTCGTGCTGCCATCTAACGAGCGAACGGAAGACGTTGGAGGTCGTCTGCTCCAACAGGGCGTGGAAGCCCTGAAAATAAGGACGCGGCGCTACGCCCGCAAACAGATTAAATGGATTGTCAAGCGTTTCCTTCAACAACCCGATCGCCAG GTGCCTCCAGTGTATGGACTAGATGCCACGGATGTGACTGACTGGAACGAGAAAGTCAGGGATGTCGCTTTTCGAATAGTGGATTCGTTCAGCTCCGGCGACAGTGGCAGCGAGGCTGCAGCCGATGAGATGCAGAATGAACGCCCCAAGCCGTTGGCCGTCGCTGGAACGTCTTCGCGAGAAGAGCAAACATCCTTTCACTGCCCGCTCTGCGATAAGGTGACGGTCGGCCAGCGCCAGTGGCAAGAACACGTCCGCAGCAACCGACACCGCAAACTGGTCAAACGGGCAGCCGATGGAGACGGCCTCGACCAGCCAAATCCTAGACGACATAAAAGAAGACCAGATACAGATGGAACAAATGCCGGGTCGAAAACGTCTCTGACATGcgaacagcagcagcagcagcagctacCACTACAAATAGATCCTGCTACCCTTGTACAAGAGTAG
- the LOC123470710 gene encoding MRG/MORF4L-binding protein-like, producing the protein MAVKEKAEANEETLEAEIEWNTVDNELQLLQILCGTRPIGISKYFQMACIVEKLAANLNKEVTSKGVWDHLASLYDIKKLDEHETIPFPNEEMDFTLSTEEYGELMESKYKETESKKTIKKEKEEIKKEKVPETPQPVEKKSVKRTRASTAPSPGTPQITPKRRRI; encoded by the exons ATGGCCGTCAAAGAAAAAGCAGAAGCAAATGAGGAAACTTTGGAAGCCGAAATTGAATGGAATACCGTCGACAACGAGTTACAGCTGTTGCAAATCTTGTGCGGCACAAGACCCATCG GTAttagtaaatattttcaaaTGGCCTGCATAGTAGAGAAATTGGCTGCAAATCTGAACAAAGAAGTTACCTCCAAAGGTGTGTGGGATCACCTGGCAAGCTTGTACGACATCAAGAAATTG gaTGAACATGAGACGATTCCTTTTCCCAATGAAGAAATGGACTTTACCCTTTCCACCGAGGAGTATGGTGAACTGATGGAGAGCAAATACAAAGAAACGGAATCAAAGAAAAccataaagaaggaaaaggaagaaattaaaaaggaaaaagttcCTGAGACCCCTCAGcctgttgaaaaaaaatctgtcaaaCGAACAAGAGCCAGCACTGCACCAAGCCCTGGAACACCTCAGATCACTCCAAAACGTCGACGAATTTGA